Proteins found in one Nocardia brasiliensis ATCC 700358 genomic segment:
- a CDS encoding ABC-F family ATP-binding cassette domain-containing protein, whose amino-acid sequence MSNLINLEQVSKSFGITPLLDNVSLGVHAGERIGVVGLNGGGKTTLLEVLTGLEPPDSGRVSRVGGLRLAVVTQRGVLPAGATVGSVVLAGLADDLNGVPGGTDAVAEHEWAANPRIRTVLEGIGIAGLGLQTSIDNLSGGERRRVALAAALVRDLDLLVLDEPTNHLDVEGVQWLAAHLLERRSALVVVTHDRWFLDTVATDTWEVVGGKVESYAGGYGDWIFARAERARQADATEARRSNLARKELAWLRRGAKARTSKPRYRVEAAEALIADVPPPRDSVSLAAFARKRLGRVVIELEDTTLTTPDGRELVRDLTWRLAPGERVGLVGVNGSGKTTLLRTLAGDTEPVAGKRIQGQTVQIGWLRQELDDLPTDMRVLEAVQQVAQRIMLGDKEISAGQLAERLGFSPARQRTPVGDLSGGERRRLQLTRILMAEPNVLLLDEPTNDLDIDTLQQLEDLLDNWAGTLVVISHDRYLIERICDTTWALFGDGKLTNLPGGIDEYLKKRAAQGQSATRVADKAAAPVTDAAAQRAARKELSRLERAIEKFDEREQRLHAALADAATDPDKLVTLNAELKQVVADKEAAEERWMELAEDV is encoded by the coding sequence ATGTCCAACCTGATCAACCTCGAGCAAGTCTCCAAGAGCTTCGGGATCACCCCGCTGCTCGACAACGTGTCACTCGGCGTGCACGCGGGCGAGCGCATCGGGGTCGTCGGTCTCAACGGAGGTGGCAAGACCACCTTGCTCGAGGTGCTCACCGGCCTCGAGCCGCCGGACAGCGGCCGGGTCAGCCGGGTCGGCGGACTGCGGCTCGCGGTGGTGACGCAGCGCGGCGTGCTGCCCGCGGGGGCGACGGTCGGGTCGGTCGTGCTGGCGGGGCTGGCCGACGACTTGAACGGGGTACCGGGCGGCACGGACGCTGTGGCCGAACACGAGTGGGCCGCAAATCCGCGCATCCGGACCGTGCTGGAGGGCATCGGCATCGCCGGGCTCGGCCTGCAGACCTCGATCGACAACCTGTCCGGTGGGGAGCGGCGCCGCGTCGCGCTGGCCGCCGCGCTGGTCCGCGACCTCGACCTGCTCGTGCTCGACGAACCGACCAACCACCTCGACGTCGAGGGCGTGCAGTGGCTGGCCGCGCATCTGCTCGAACGCCGCAGCGCGCTGGTCGTGGTGACCCACGATCGCTGGTTCCTCGACACCGTCGCCACCGACACCTGGGAGGTGGTCGGCGGCAAGGTCGAAAGCTATGCGGGCGGCTACGGCGACTGGATCTTCGCCCGCGCCGAACGGGCCAGGCAGGCCGATGCCACCGAGGCGCGGCGCAGCAATCTGGCGCGCAAGGAACTGGCCTGGCTGCGCCGCGGCGCGAAGGCCCGGACGTCCAAACCGCGCTACCGGGTGGAGGCGGCCGAGGCGCTGATCGCCGACGTGCCGCCGCCGCGCGACAGCGTCTCGCTGGCCGCGTTCGCGCGCAAGCGGCTCGGTCGCGTCGTCATCGAGCTCGAGGACACCACCCTCACCACGCCGGACGGCCGGGAGTTGGTGCGCGACTTGACCTGGCGGCTCGCGCCGGGCGAGCGGGTCGGCCTGGTCGGGGTGAACGGTTCCGGCAAGACGACGCTGCTGCGCACCCTGGCCGGAGACACCGAACCGGTCGCGGGCAAGCGGATTCAGGGCCAGACGGTGCAGATCGGCTGGCTGCGGCAGGAACTCGACGATCTGCCGACCGATATGCGGGTGCTCGAGGCGGTGCAGCAGGTCGCGCAGCGAATCATGCTGGGCGACAAGGAGATCTCGGCCGGTCAGCTGGCCGAGCGACTCGGCTTCAGCCCGGCCCGCCAGCGCACGCCGGTCGGGGACCTCTCCGGTGGCGAACGGCGCAGGCTGCAATTGACCCGCATCCTGATGGCCGAGCCGAACGTGCTGCTGCTCGACGAGCCGACCAACGACCTGGACATCGACACCCTGCAGCAGTTGGAAGACCTGCTCGACAACTGGGCCGGCACCCTCGTGGTGATCAGTCACGACCGCTATCTGATCGAGCGCATCTGTGACACGACCTGGGCGCTGTTCGGCGACGGCAAGCTCACCAACCTGCCCGGCGGCATCGACGAGTATCTGAAAAAGCGTGCGGCGCAAGGGCAGAGCGCCACCCGCGTGGCCGACAAGGCGGCCGCGCCGGTGACCGACGCCGCCGCTCAGCGCGCCGCCCGCAAGGAGCTGTCCCGGCTCGAACGCGCCATCGAGAAATTCGACGAACGCGAGCAGCGCCTGCACGCCGCGCTCGCCGACGCCGCCACCGACCCGGACAAGCTCGTCACGCTCAATGCCGAACTCAAGCAGGTGGTGGCGGACAAGGAAGCCGCCGAGGAACGCTGGATGGAGCTGGCAGAGGACGTTTAA
- a CDS encoding LLM class flavin-dependent oxidoreductase encodes MHVGLGLPISDPAALLDWARRADAGPFSTLGLLDRLVYHNPEPLVALAALAGATSRVRLQTEVLIAPLREPVLLAKQAATLDRMSGGRFVLGLGVGGRADDHLASGTDLRTRGRRLDEQLDVLRRVWSGAPYGADCGPIGPVPSRPDGPELLFGGFQPAAIDRVGRWGGGLLAAAAPSWAGDLFDTARRSWTEHGRPGAPRIVAQVNVALGDRHLIDAARAAIGGYYEFSGRADYMVDGMLTTPDDIRSAIKQFADLGADEVMLYCHGHDADQVDRLADVLA; translated from the coding sequence ATGCATGTCGGTCTCGGCCTGCCCATTTCCGATCCCGCGGCACTGCTCGACTGGGCCAGGCGCGCCGACGCCGGCCCGTTCAGCACGCTCGGCCTGCTCGATCGGCTCGTCTACCACAATCCGGAACCACTCGTCGCGCTGGCCGCGCTCGCCGGCGCCACCAGCCGCGTCAGGCTGCAGACCGAGGTGCTCATCGCGCCGCTGCGCGAGCCCGTGCTGCTCGCCAAACAGGCGGCCACCCTCGATCGCATGTCCGGCGGCCGCTTCGTGCTCGGCCTCGGCGTCGGCGGACGCGCGGACGACCACCTCGCCTCCGGCACCGACCTGCGCACGCGCGGCCGTCGCCTGGACGAACAGCTGGATGTGCTGCGCCGCGTGTGGTCCGGCGCGCCCTACGGCGCCGACTGCGGCCCGATCGGGCCCGTCCCGTCCCGACCCGACGGACCCGAGTTGCTCTTCGGCGGCTTCCAGCCCGCCGCGATCGACCGCGTAGGCCGTTGGGGCGGCGGACTTCTCGCCGCCGCCGCACCGTCCTGGGCCGGCGACCTCTTCGACACCGCCCGGCGCTCCTGGACCGAGCACGGCCGCCCCGGCGCGCCGCGCATCGTCGCCCAGGTCAACGTCGCACTCGGCGACCGGCACCTGATCGATGCCGCCCGTGCCGCCATCGGCGGCTACTACGAATTCAGCGGCCGCGCCGACTACATGGTCGACGGCATGCTCACCACCCCCGACGACATCCGCTCGGCGATCAAACAATTCGCGGATCTAGGCGCCGACGAGGTGATGCTCTACTGCCACGGCCACGACGCCGACCAGGTCGACCGGCTCGCCGACGTGCTCGCCTGA
- a CDS encoding 4-(cytidine 5'-diphospho)-2-C-methyl-D-erythritol kinase gives MLSVVPSPITVRAPSKVNLHLGVGDLRADGFHDLTTVFQALSLSDDLEIAPAASLAVRVSGEGAAEVPTDRTNLVWKAAVRLAHLAGRAPLVEIAIAKGIPVAGGMAGGSADAAATLVGLNELWDLGLGREELAAIAAELGSDVPFALHGGTALGTGRGERLLPVLSRNTFHWVLALAKVGLSTPAVFAELDRLRANGAPPRLGEPQQLMQALAFGDPKQLAPLLGNDLQAAALSLQPELRRTLRAGVDAGALAGLVSGSGPTCAFLCASEESAVAVAAELAGAGVCRSVRTASGPVAGARVLNSEPPGKH, from the coding sequence GTGCTGTCAGTTGTCCCCAGTCCCATCACCGTGCGGGCACCGTCCAAGGTGAACCTCCATCTCGGCGTCGGTGACCTGCGCGCGGACGGCTTTCACGATCTGACGACGGTCTTCCAGGCGCTGTCGCTCAGCGATGATCTGGAGATCGCCCCCGCGGCCTCGCTCGCCGTGCGAGTGTCCGGTGAAGGCGCCGCGGAGGTGCCGACCGACCGCACCAATCTGGTGTGGAAGGCGGCCGTTCGCCTCGCGCATCTGGCGGGTCGCGCGCCGCTGGTGGAAATCGCCATCGCCAAGGGCATTCCGGTGGCCGGCGGCATGGCGGGTGGTAGTGCCGACGCCGCCGCGACCCTGGTCGGCCTCAACGAGCTGTGGGATCTCGGGCTGGGCCGCGAGGAACTGGCCGCGATCGCCGCCGAACTCGGCAGCGACGTCCCGTTCGCGCTGCACGGTGGTACCGCGCTCGGCACCGGACGCGGCGAGCGCCTGCTTCCGGTGCTGTCCCGCAACACCTTTCACTGGGTGCTCGCGCTGGCCAAGGTCGGCTTGTCGACGCCCGCGGTGTTCGCCGAACTGGACCGGCTGCGCGCCAACGGCGCCCCGCCCCGGCTCGGTGAACCCCAGCAGCTGATGCAGGCCTTGGCCTTCGGCGATCCGAAACAGCTTGCTCCGCTGCTGGGTAACGACCTGCAGGCGGCGGCGCTGTCGTTGCAGCCGGAATTGCGGCGTACGCTGCGCGCCGGCGTCGACGCCGGCGCGCTGGCGGGCTTGGTCTCCGGCTCCGGCCCCACCTGCGCATTCCTTTGCGCGAGCGAGGAATCCGCGGTGGCGGTGGCGGCCGAACTGGCCGGTGCGGGCGTGTGCCGCAGCGTGCGCACCGCCAGCGGGCCGGTCGCGGGTGCCCGGGTGCTCAACAGTGAGCCGCCCGGAAAGCACTGA
- a CDS encoding heavy-metal-associated domain-containing protein, with product MPSSTYTVTGMTCGHCVSSVKTEIGKIDGVTSVDVDLASGAVTVASTAPLADTDIAAAVDEAGYEVAV from the coding sequence ATGCCCAGTTCCACCTACACCGTCACGGGGATGACCTGCGGGCACTGCGTGAGCTCCGTCAAGACGGAGATCGGCAAGATCGACGGCGTCACGAGCGTCGACGTGGATCTTGCCAGCGGCGCGGTCACGGTCGCCAGCACCGCGCCGCTCGCGGACACCGATATCGCCGCCGCCGTGGACGAGGCAGGTTACGAAGTCGCCGTTTGA
- the rsmA gene encoding 16S rRNA (adenine(1518)-N(6)/adenine(1519)-N(6))-dimethyltransferase RsmA, whose product MSEAEIAGRGSAALLGPAEVRVLAERLGVRPTKQLGQNFVHDANTVRRIVTAAGVGRDDVVLEVGPGLGSLTLALLDVVDSVVAVEIDPVLAQHLPVTIADRAPALADRLSVVQADALRVAAADLPATPTALVANLPYNVAVPVLLHLLAELPSIAVSLVMVQAEVADRLAAEPGSRVYGVPSVKAGFFGKVRRAGAVGTQVFWPVPRVDSGLVRVERYAEPPWPIDTEHRRRVFEVIDAAFAQRRKTLRAAFSGWAGSPAEAERRLVAAGIAPTARGETLDTAAFVRLAAQA is encoded by the coding sequence GTGTCCGAAGCCGAAATTGCTGGTCGTGGGAGTGCCGCCCTGCTGGGCCCCGCCGAGGTGCGGGTGCTGGCCGAGCGACTCGGCGTGCGGCCGACCAAGCAGCTCGGGCAGAACTTCGTGCACGACGCGAACACCGTGCGGCGCATCGTCACGGCGGCCGGTGTCGGGCGCGACGACGTGGTGCTCGAGGTCGGACCCGGACTGGGTTCGCTGACGCTGGCCCTGCTCGATGTGGTGGATTCGGTGGTCGCGGTCGAGATCGATCCGGTGCTCGCGCAGCACCTGCCGGTGACCATCGCCGACCGGGCGCCGGCCCTGGCCGACCGGTTGTCGGTGGTGCAGGCGGACGCGTTGCGCGTGGCGGCCGCGGATCTGCCCGCGACGCCGACCGCCTTGGTGGCGAACCTGCCGTACAACGTCGCGGTGCCGGTGCTGCTGCACCTACTGGCCGAATTGCCCAGCATCGCGGTCTCTTTGGTGATGGTGCAGGCGGAGGTGGCCGACCGGCTCGCCGCCGAGCCGGGCAGCCGGGTTTACGGCGTGCCCAGCGTGAAGGCGGGCTTCTTCGGCAAGGTCCGGCGTGCGGGTGCGGTCGGCACGCAGGTTTTCTGGCCGGTGCCGCGGGTCGATTCGGGACTGGTCCGGGTCGAGCGCTACGCCGAACCGCCGTGGCCGATCGATACCGAGCACCGTCGCCGCGTGTTCGAGGTGATCGACGCCGCTTTTGCGCAACGGCGAAAGACGCTGCGCGCGGCCTTTTCCGGCTGGGCGGGTTCGCCCGCCGAAGCCGAGCGTCGCCTGGTCGCCGCGGGCATCGCGCCGACGGCGCGCGGTGAGACGCTCGACACTGCGGCTTTCGTCCGGCTGGCTGCCCAGGCCTGA
- a CDS encoding lipase family protein, whose product MCKRAVAVTILSASATLSAQIAPAHAAAPGALISEIAQPDGWRGTSGGSVVEYWMRGSDGTPRPASGALFVPRGTAPAAGWPIIAYDHGTTGLGMGCGGQSDPAGRPYPESRAKEDALIQGFLSRGFAVVAPDYLGLGRFNTGPHPYLETSTEATATLDLLHAARAAHPELSRTWAVFGGSQGGQAALATAHRQVTYAPDLDFRGTVAIDPESDVEKVLPLAGPLVPPLPDADGAMSFFVSILAGLRAAHPDVRVDQYLTPQGRAVLDSVGTLCLDRIGDRVRGLGVADLLDESLATEPIRSALNEYLTVPTTGYNAPILLLLNVTDTVVPAPLHGALAAQFAANGVDFQTVLGAGAHTQISPAMQTAIDAFLDRIKASPAER is encoded by the coding sequence ATGTGCAAGCGAGCAGTCGCGGTGACGATCTTGTCGGCGAGTGCCACGTTGTCCGCGCAGATCGCGCCCGCCCACGCGGCCGCCCCCGGCGCGCTGATCTCGGAGATCGCGCAGCCGGACGGGTGGCGTGGCACCTCGGGCGGTTCGGTCGTCGAGTACTGGATGCGCGGCTCGGACGGGACGCCGCGCCCGGCCAGCGGCGCGCTCTTCGTGCCCCGCGGCACCGCCCCCGCCGCGGGTTGGCCGATCATCGCCTACGACCACGGCACCACCGGGCTCGGCATGGGCTGCGGCGGCCAGTCGGATCCGGCCGGCCGGCCGTACCCGGAGAGCCGGGCCAAAGAGGACGCGCTGATCCAAGGCTTCCTGTCCCGCGGCTTCGCGGTGGTCGCGCCGGATTACCTGGGGCTCGGCCGGTTCAACACCGGCCCGCATCCCTATCTCGAGACCAGCACCGAGGCGACGGCCACGCTCGACCTGCTGCACGCCGCCCGCGCGGCCCATCCCGAACTCTCCCGCACCTGGGCGGTTTTCGGCGGCTCACAGGGCGGACAGGCCGCACTGGCCACCGCGCACCGGCAGGTGACCTACGCGCCGGATCTCGATTTCCGCGGCACCGTGGCGATCGACCCCGAATCCGACGTGGAGAAGGTGCTGCCGCTCGCCGGTCCGCTGGTGCCTCCGCTGCCCGACGCCGACGGCGCGATGAGCTTCTTCGTCAGCATCCTGGCGGGCCTGCGCGCCGCGCACCCCGATGTGCGCGTCGATCAGTACCTCACCCCGCAGGGCCGGGCCGTGCTGGACAGCGTCGGCACGCTGTGCCTGGATCGCATCGGAGACCGGGTGCGCGGGCTCGGCGTCGCCGATCTGCTCGACGAGTCGCTCGCCACCGAGCCCATCCGTTCCGCGCTGAACGAGTACCTGACCGTGCCCACCACCGGATACAACGCGCCGATCCTGTTGTTGCTCAACGTCACCGACACCGTCGTGCCCGCCCCGCTGCACGGCGCGCTGGCCGCGCAGTTCGCCGCGAACGGAGTCGACTTCCAGACCGTCCTCGGCGCCGGTGCGCACACCCAGATCAGCCCCGCCATGCAGACCGCGATCGACGCGTTCCTGGACCGCATCAAGGCGAGCCCGGCCGAGCGGTAG
- a CDS encoding resuscitation-promoting factor: MWPITRINQSRSPLLYAAVAALLMTLIVGAGLAIVNRKTVTVVVDGEKLFETTMSTDVRGVLRAAGFAVTERDKVAPALAARIGDGATITLNRAREVELQVDGQPRKVWTTGLTAGEALEQLDLPREVYVSPARNEKLPLEGAALQVATPRSVALRDGVGSFVDVRLAAPTVGEFLAVAGVPLLEQDTVEPAASTPLTEGQRITVTRKRTENRTETLPLDPPENVIEDPAMNMSRSVVETPGAPGVQDVTFAVTMVNGVEVDRKPINSTVTVTAQPKTVRKGAKPGTEVPPVRDGATWDALARCESTGNWSINNGNGYYGGIQFDQGTWERQGGLKYAPRADLATREEQIAIAEITRARQGWGAWPACTSRLGIS, from the coding sequence CTGTGGCCGATCACGCGGATCAACCAGTCCCGCTCGCCGCTGCTGTACGCGGCGGTCGCGGCGCTGCTGATGACGTTGATCGTCGGGGCAGGCCTGGCGATCGTGAACCGCAAGACGGTGACCGTGGTCGTGGACGGCGAGAAGCTGTTCGAGACCACGATGTCCACCGACGTGCGCGGCGTGCTGCGGGCGGCGGGTTTCGCCGTCACCGAGCGCGACAAGGTGGCCCCCGCGCTGGCTGCGCGGATCGGCGATGGTGCGACGATCACGCTCAATCGGGCCCGTGAGGTCGAACTGCAGGTCGACGGTCAACCGCGCAAGGTGTGGACCACCGGCCTGACCGCCGGCGAGGCGCTCGAACAACTCGATCTGCCCCGGGAGGTCTACGTTTCCCCCGCGCGCAACGAGAAGCTCCCGCTGGAAGGCGCCGCGTTGCAGGTCGCGACGCCCCGGTCGGTCGCGCTGCGCGACGGCGTCGGCTCCTTCGTCGATGTCCGCCTCGCGGCGCCGACGGTCGGCGAATTCCTCGCGGTGGCCGGCGTTCCGCTGCTCGAGCAGGACACCGTCGAGCCCGCGGCGTCCACACCGCTCACGGAGGGCCAGCGAATCACGGTGACGCGCAAGCGAACCGAAAACCGGACCGAGACGCTGCCGCTCGATCCGCCGGAGAACGTGATCGAAGACCCGGCCATGAACATGAGCCGGTCGGTGGTGGAGACCCCCGGCGCGCCCGGGGTGCAGGACGTCACCTTCGCGGTCACCATGGTCAACGGCGTCGAGGTGGACCGCAAGCCGATCAACTCGACCGTGACGGTCACGGCTCAGCCGAAGACTGTGCGCAAGGGCGCCAAGCCCGGCACCGAGGTGCCGCCGGTGCGCGACGGCGCGACCTGGGACGCGCTGGCCCGCTGCGAGTCCACCGGCAACTGGAGCATCAACAACGGCAACGGTTACTACGGCGGCATCCAATTCGACCAGGGCACCTGGGAACGCCAGGGTGGCTTGAAGTACGCGCCGCGCGCCGATCTCGCCACTCGCGAGGAACAGATCGCCATCGCCGAAATCACCCGCGCCCGCCAGGGTTGGGGCGCGTGGCCCGCCTGCACGAGCCGGCTCGGCATCAGCTGA
- a CDS encoding TatD family hydrolase, translating into MSGKRPAPDLPEPLAPIIDAHTHLDACGATDAASTAAIVDRAASVGVGQVVTVADDLAAARWAVQAAHWDSRVYAAVALHPTRANALDDAAKAELARLGADPRVVAIGETGLDYYWPGKLDGCADIETQIEGFRWHIDLAKRLRKPLMIHNREADHDLLTVLLDEGAPDTVIFHCFSSDTNMALSCVAEGYVLSFSGTVSFKNAHELREAAKVVPDEQILVETDAPYLTPHPFRGAPNEPYCLPYTVRALAEIREQDPAELAKISTANARRVYGI; encoded by the coding sequence ATGAGCGGCAAGCGCCCAGCTCCGGACCTGCCCGAGCCGCTCGCGCCGATCATCGACGCGCACACCCACCTCGATGCCTGCGGCGCCACCGACGCGGCCTCGACCGCCGCGATCGTGGATCGGGCGGCCTCGGTCGGCGTCGGGCAGGTGGTGACCGTCGCGGACGACCTGGCCGCGGCGCGGTGGGCTGTGCAAGCCGCGCACTGGGATTCGCGCGTGTACGCCGCGGTCGCCTTGCATCCGACGCGCGCGAACGCGCTCGACGACGCGGCCAAGGCGGAGCTGGCACGGCTCGGCGCGGACCCCAGGGTGGTGGCGATCGGCGAGACCGGCCTGGACTATTACTGGCCGGGCAAGCTGGACGGCTGTGCCGATATCGAGACACAGATCGAGGGTTTCCGCTGGCACATCGATCTGGCGAAGCGGCTACGCAAACCGCTGATGATCCACAATCGCGAGGCCGATCACGATCTGCTGACCGTGCTGCTGGATGAGGGCGCGCCGGACACCGTGATCTTCCACTGCTTTTCGTCGGATACGAATATGGCGCTGTCCTGTGTGGCCGAGGGCTATGTGCTGAGTTTCTCCGGCACGGTGAGTTTCAAGAATGCGCACGAGTTGCGTGAGGCCGCGAAGGTCGTGCCCGACGAGCAAATTCTGGTCGAAACGGACGCGCCCTATCTGACCCCGCACCCATTTCGCGGCGCGCCCAATGAGCCGTACTGCCTGCCGTACACCGTGCGCGCGCTCGCGGAAATTCGGGAACAAGATCCGGCGGAACTCGCGAAGATCAGCACGGCCAATGCGCGCCGCGTCTACGGCATTTGA
- the metG gene encoding methionine--tRNA ligase produces MDVHANEEDHADYSRRTMSDVDRPAFYITTAIAYPNGAPHIGHAYEYISADAIARFKRLDGYDVFFMTGTDEHGQKMQQTAVAEGIPVQELAARNSDVFEAMDKTLDISFDRFIRTTDEDHQAASVAIWERMLANGDIYLGNYSGWYSVRDEAFYTEEETTLLDDGSRISTESKTPVTWTEESNYFFRLSAYQDKLLALYEEHPEFIAPATRRNEIVSYVKAGLKDLSISRTTFDWGVPVPGHPDHVMYVWVDALTNYITGVGFPDTESAAFQRFWPADVHIIGKDITRFHTVYWPAFLLSAGVQLPKRVYVHGFLYNKGEKMSKSVGNVVDPLALVESYGLDAVRFFLLREISYGQDGSYSHEAIVGRINTDLANEFGNLVQRSTKLVARDCGGVVPTPGEFTADDRALLDLANGLLDRCRAEFDSQQLHLALEAIWLTLGETNRYFSAQAPWALAKAGTPEDLAREATVLYVTLEVLRIVAILVQPVMPGSAGKILDQLGQSERTFADIATPIVPGVALPAPEPVYPKYIEPKE; encoded by the coding sequence GTGGATGTTCACGCGAACGAGGAAGACCACGCGGATTACAGTAGACGCACCATGAGCGACGTCGACCGCCCCGCCTTCTACATCACCACGGCCATCGCGTACCCCAACGGTGCGCCGCATATCGGGCATGCGTACGAGTACATCTCGGCCGATGCCATCGCCCGGTTCAAACGCCTCGACGGGTACGACGTCTTCTTCATGACGGGTACCGACGAGCACGGCCAGAAGATGCAACAGACGGCCGTCGCCGAGGGCATCCCGGTGCAGGAACTCGCGGCGCGCAACTCCGACGTGTTCGAGGCGATGGACAAGACGCTCGACATCTCCTTCGACCGGTTCATCCGCACCACCGACGAGGACCACCAGGCGGCCAGTGTGGCGATCTGGGAGCGGATGCTCGCCAACGGCGACATCTACCTCGGCAACTACTCGGGCTGGTACTCCGTGCGCGACGAGGCGTTCTACACCGAGGAGGAGACCACGCTGCTCGACGACGGCAGCCGGATCTCCACCGAGTCGAAGACGCCGGTCACCTGGACCGAGGAGTCGAACTACTTCTTCCGGCTCTCCGCCTACCAGGACAAGCTGCTCGCGCTGTACGAAGAGCATCCCGAATTCATCGCGCCCGCAACGCGACGCAACGAGATCGTCAGCTACGTCAAGGCGGGGCTGAAGGATCTGTCCATCTCGCGCACCACCTTCGACTGGGGTGTGCCGGTGCCGGGTCATCCCGATCATGTGATGTACGTCTGGGTGGACGCGCTCACCAACTACATCACCGGCGTCGGCTTCCCGGACACCGAATCCGCTGCGTTCCAGCGGTTCTGGCCCGCCGACGTGCACATCATCGGCAAGGACATCACGCGGTTCCACACCGTCTACTGGCCCGCGTTCCTGCTCTCGGCCGGGGTGCAGCTGCCGAAACGCGTTTACGTGCACGGGTTCCTGTACAACAAGGGCGAGAAGATGTCCAAGTCGGTCGGCAATGTGGTCGACCCGCTCGCGCTGGTGGAGAGCTACGGCCTGGACGCGGTGCGCTTCTTCCTGCTCCGCGAGATCTCCTACGGCCAGGACGGCAGCTACAGCCACGAGGCGATCGTCGGCCGGATCAATACAGATCTGGCCAACGAGTTCGGCAATCTCGTGCAGCGCAGCACCAAGCTGGTGGCCCGGGACTGCGGCGGCGTGGTGCCGACGCCCGGCGAGTTTACCGCCGACGACCGCGCACTGCTCGACCTCGCGAACGGGCTGCTCGACCGCTGCCGCGCCGAATTCGACAGCCAGCAGCTGCATCTCGCGCTGGAGGCGATCTGGCTGACGCTCGGCGAGACCAACCGGTACTTCTCCGCGCAGGCGCCGTGGGCGCTGGCCAAGGCGGGTACCCCGGAGGATCTGGCGCGCGAGGCGACCGTGCTGTACGTGACGCTCGAGGTGCTGCGCATCGTCGCGATCCTGGTGCAGCCGGTGATGCCGGGTTCAGCGGGCAAGATCCTCGATCAGCTCGGCCAGTCCGAGCGCACGTTCGCCGATATCGCGACCCCGATCGTGCCCGGCGTCGCGCTGCCCGCGCCGGAACCGGTGTACCCCAAGTACATCGAGCCCAAGGAGTAA
- a CDS encoding TetR/AcrR family transcriptional regulator codes for MRRELATEATARAAGGAPGPSSGFADRHRAARDAVLVSQRGRLIEAMVECVDCKGYPATTLTDIVARARVSRSTFYEHFANKEECFVEAVHTGVDIVASRIAEELAQLPPDADAAARIESIVVTFCETVATEPDFARLILVESFKVNQQAVDYRDLAVDRFAELYRIFYHQARQADPTLPALSDELIALLPDAIGERTRRVIIAQGPAHVPALAPLFIEFVTTTLAL; via the coding sequence ATGCGCCGGGAGTTAGCGACAGAGGCGACAGCGCGGGCGGCGGGCGGCGCCCCGGGACCGAGTTCCGGCTTCGCCGACCGGCATCGGGCGGCCCGCGACGCGGTGCTGGTATCGCAGCGCGGACGCCTGATCGAGGCGATGGTCGAATGCGTGGACTGCAAGGGCTATCCGGCCACGACGCTCACCGATATCGTTGCCCGGGCCCGGGTTTCGCGCAGCACCTTCTACGAGCACTTCGCCAACAAGGAGGAGTGTTTCGTCGAGGCGGTGCACACCGGCGTCGATATCGTGGCGAGCCGGATCGCCGAGGAACTCGCACAGCTGCCACCGGACGCCGACGCCGCGGCGCGGATCGAGTCGATCGTCGTCACCTTCTGCGAAACCGTGGCCACCGAACCGGATTTCGCCCGGCTGATCCTCGTCGAATCGTTCAAGGTGAACCAGCAGGCCGTCGACTACCGCGATCTCGCGGTGGATCGCTTCGCCGAGCTGTACCGGATCTTCTACCATCAAGCGCGCCAAGCGGATCCGACGCTACCCGCGCTGTCCGACGAGTTGATCGCGCTCCTCCCGGACGCCATCGGCGAACGCACCCGTCGCGTCATCATCGCCCAGGGCCCGGCGCACGTTCCCGCGCTGGCGCCCCTGTTCATCGAGTTCGTCACCACGACCCTGGCGCTCTAG